A single genomic interval of Sphingobacteriales bacterium harbors:
- a CDS encoding LysM peptidoglycan-binding domain-containing protein, which yields MKLLLLSFMAFWQSFDNSFLELLTSRDEQARAYIATYNELAVLQMHEAGIPASITLAQGMYESGFGNSELALKANNHFGVKCKSDWKGEVVYKDDDAPNECFRKYATVLDSYRDRSLFLRSGQKYAALFELPITDYKAWANGLKMAGYATAVNYPEKLIMIIERYNLNQYDLIPEYAAIPTYESIQATNSQSSLVNKPAAATTAEGKEANAPQGSIKPQQHRAVAASGIPITDLKSIDEAISQAMIKKQNQIKSSNKGVYKPVSFSNHNQSINRNSVDVPSFIYSGKPENNTMSALIGKISWPPDEATVYSQTINNSNNNKYHQEQANATTSGKIHSKPTANFSAMAAGSKYKANTLTSPLATNSAQKLTVKQKTIINNLHCISYYQSTTAAQIAATYNIPLAEICRFNEINTPDLLLPSNTIWFLEPKKNKAARNHKKHTVRQAETLWQIAQQYGMGINQLALLNKLNPTDQPLPGQTLQLRKSAKKAPLITANISLPANNNKSANLTQPLPTENTTTPTTTNNPNPTESEVNHLINANIYHTVQPNETLNEIGKKYGVTPQQIRALNKLGNSPISNGQQLLIKSIK from the coding sequence ATGAAACTTTTGCTCCTTAGCTTCATGGCCTTTTGGCAATCGTTTGACAATTCATTTTTAGAATTGCTAACCAGCCGCGACGAACAAGCCCGTGCCTATATTGCTACTTACAACGAACTGGCTGTTTTGCAAATGCACGAGGCCGGCATACCCGCAAGTATTACCCTGGCTCAGGGCATGTACGAGTCGGGGTTTGGCAATAGCGAGTTAGCCCTTAAAGCAAATAACCATTTTGGGGTAAAATGTAAAAGCGACTGGAAAGGAGAAGTGGTATATAAAGATGATGATGCCCCAAATGAATGTTTCCGGAAATACGCTACCGTATTAGATTCGTACCGAGACAGGTCGTTGTTTTTGCGCAGTGGACAAAAATATGCCGCTCTGTTTGAATTGCCAATAACCGACTATAAAGCGTGGGCAAATGGGCTAAAAATGGCCGGATACGCCACCGCCGTCAATTATCCGGAAAAATTGATTATGATTATTGAACGGTATAACCTCAACCAATACGACCTAATTCCGGAATATGCCGCTATTCCGACTTACGAGTCAATACAAGCAACAAATAGCCAATCTTCGCTGGTAAACAAGCCCGCCGCCGCCACCACTGCTGAAGGAAAAGAGGCAAATGCCCCCCAAGGTAGTATAAAACCGCAGCAACATCGCGCTGTTGCGGCATCGGGCATACCCATTACCGACCTAAAATCGATTGACGAGGCCATTAGTCAGGCAATGATTAAAAAACAAAACCAAATCAAATCAAGTAATAAAGGTGTTTATAAACCTGTTTCTTTTTCAAATCACAACCAGTCCATAAACCGCAATAGCGTTGATGTGCCATCGTTCATTTATTCGGGTAAACCCGAAAATAATACAATGTCTGCATTAATTGGCAAAATCAGCTGGCCTCCGGACGAGGCGACTGTTTACTCGCAAACAATTAATAACAGCAACAACAATAAATACCATCAAGAACAAGCAAATGCCACGACCTCCGGAAAGATACACTCCAAACCAACTGCTAATTTTAGTGCCATGGCGGCTGGCTCAAAATATAAAGCAAATACGCTAACAAGTCCTTTAGCTACAAATTCGGCACAAAAATTGACGGTTAAACAAAAAACTATTATTAACAACCTACATTGCATAAGCTATTACCAGTCAACTACCGCTGCACAAATAGCGGCAACCTACAATATACCACTTGCCGAAATATGCCGTTTTAACGAAATAAACACCCCCGACTTGCTATTACCCTCCAATACAATTTGGTTTTTAGAGCCAAAGAAAAACAAGGCAGCACGTAACCACAAAAAGCATACCGTTAGGCAAGCCGAAACCTTATGGCAAATTGCACAACAATATGGTATGGGTATTAATCAGTTAGCCCTTCTTAACAAACTAAACCCCACCGACCAACCTTTGCCTGGGCAAACCTTGCAACTTCGTAAATCAGCTAAAAAAGCGCCACTTATAACCGCTAATATCAGTTTGCCAGCTAACAACAATAAATCTGCAAACCTAACCCAACCCTTGCCCACCGAAAATACAACCACCCCTACAACAACCAATAACCCCAACCCAACAGAAAGTGAAGTTAATCATTTAATAAATGCCAATATATACCATACAGTACAACCCAACGAAACCCTTAACGAAATTGGCAAAAAATATGGCGTTACTCCACAACAAATCAGAGCATTAAACAAATTAGGCAACTCGCCAATAAGCAATGGCCAGCAATTATTGATTAAGTCCATTAAATAA
- a CDS encoding glucosaminidase domain-containing protein: protein MPNPFYLLPVDRLILLVNTCLPRQNFFTVAIVLTILTLESSASPIYTTINFTHYNYLNNNNNNNNNNDKDIRANAYVESHKIYAIQEMIWYGIPASITLAQALIETDFGRSRLMTEGNNHFGIKCKSYWQGDTIQLTDDSPNECFRKYNSVAESYTDHSEFLFNHPKGYYTSLFELPANNYKEWAIGLKKAGYATNPNYDKILISLISRYELAKYDAYNEETLAQLQNQQYINDNNTQFIAILPAPTAQGNNQQSQPNQIYQQPTTTTAQRQNSNQLINKSSVAANAEQQPSQKPIRLVWFERQINNCLVTQCNAAVSPNEVAKKYHLTVAQIYIYNNLSAGNQFTTGTPIFLEPKRNKTKRNYKYYHAAPNETLWDVSQHYGVDLIKLAERNYMPTGYKLTEGEKVYLRGKNKSRKNNKTTKANKKPPVLQY, encoded by the coding sequence ATGCCCAACCCATTTTATTTACTTCCTGTTGACAGGCTAATATTACTTGTAAACACTTGTTTGCCGCGGCAAAATTTTTTTACAGTTGCTATAGTTCTTACTATTTTAACACTCGAAAGCTCCGCCAGCCCTATTTATACAACTATTAATTTTACCCATTACAATTATTTAAATAACAATAACAATAATAATAACAACAACGACAAAGATATACGCGCAAATGCCTACGTTGAAAGCCATAAAATATACGCAATTCAAGAGATGATATGGTACGGAATTCCGGCCAGTATTACCCTGGCACAAGCATTAATTGAAACAGATTTTGGCCGAAGCCGCCTCATGACGGAAGGAAATAATCATTTTGGTATTAAATGTAAAAGCTATTGGCAAGGAGACACCATACAACTAACAGACGATTCGCCGAATGAATGCTTCAGAAAATACAACTCGGTAGCCGAATCGTACACCGACCATTCAGAGTTTTTATTTAACCACCCTAAAGGCTACTATACCTCGCTGTTTGAACTGCCAGCCAACAACTACAAAGAATGGGCCATAGGGCTAAAAAAGGCAGGCTATGCCACCAACCCCAATTACGACAAAATTTTAATTAGTTTAATTAGCCGTTATGAATTAGCTAAATATGATGCTTACAACGAAGAAACTTTAGCACAATTGCAAAATCAGCAATACATCAACGACAATAATACCCAATTTATAGCCATTTTACCTGCCCCAACAGCACAGGGCAATAACCAACAAAGCCAACCAAACCAAATATATCAACAGCCAACAACAACAACAGCACAAAGGCAAAACTCCAACCAATTAATAAACAAAAGTTCTGTTGCCGCTAATGCCGAGCAACAACCCTCTCAAAAACCAATTCGGTTAGTATGGTTTGAACGCCAAATTAATAATTGTTTAGTTACACAGTGTAACGCCGCCGTTAGCCCCAACGAAGTTGCCAAAAAATACCATTTAACCGTAGCCCAAATATATATATACAACAACCTGTCGGCAGGAAACCAGTTTACAACCGGAACACCTATTTTTTTAGAACCAAAACGCAATAAAACTAAACGCAACTACAAATATTACCATGCCGCCCCAAACGAAACCCTATGGGATGTGTCGCAACACTATGGCGTTGACTTAATAAAATTAGCTGAACGCAATTATATGCCCACCGGATACAAACTAACCGAAGGCGAAAAAGTATATTTACGTGGCAAAAACAAATCGCGCAAAAACAACAAAACAACCAAAGCAAATAAAAAGCCACCCGTTTTACAATACTAA
- a CDS encoding O-methyltransferase, producing the protein MNLVSEAIDTYLKQHTSPENAVLQALNRETNLKVLAPQMLSGQVQGRFLAMLSKLVQPKRVLEIGTFTGYSAICLCEGLNHPDGLLYTIDINEELAPIQEQYFEKAGCKHQIKVLTGNALDLIPAINETFDLIFIDADKINYLNYYKLVIDKLRPGGLIIADNVLWSGKVLSPKPNDEDTLAICQFNDAVQADPQVENLMLPLRDGMTLIRKKT; encoded by the coding sequence ATGAATTTAGTTTCCGAAGCTATTGATACCTACTTAAAGCAACATACAAGCCCCGAAAATGCCGTTTTACAAGCTTTAAACCGCGAAACCAATTTAAAAGTATTAGCACCTCAAATGTTATCGGGGCAGGTACAGGGCAGGTTTTTAGCCATGTTGTCGAAATTAGTGCAACCTAAGCGCGTGCTTGAAATAGGTACTTTTACGGGTTACTCGGCTATTTGTTTATGCGAGGGGCTAAACCATCCGGATGGGCTTTTATATACTATTGATATTAACGAAGAGCTAGCTCCAATTCAAGAGCAATATTTTGAAAAAGCAGGGTGCAAACATCAAATTAAAGTATTAACTGGCAATGCGTTAGACCTTATACCTGCTATAAACGAAACATTTGATCTTATTTTTATTGATGCCGACAAGATTAACTACCTAAATTATTATAAATTAGTAATTGACAAATTGCGGCCCGGAGGGTTAATTATTGCTGACAATGTGCTGTGGAGCGGTAAAGTGCTAAGCCCCAAACCAAACGATGAAGACACGTTGGCCATCTGCCAATTTAATGATGCCGTTCAAGCCGACCCTCAGGTAGAAAATTTAATGTTGCCGCTTCGGGATGGAATGACATTAATTCGTAAAAAAACATAG